Proteins encoded together in one Labeo rohita strain BAU-BD-2019 chromosome 21, IGBB_LRoh.1.0, whole genome shotgun sequence window:
- the LOC127152172 gene encoding uracil nucleotide/cysteinyl leukotriene receptor-like yields MNNAIVNFTTPETSTNSTTHSLGLMDILEISVYSINLFFSFPMHCYIIWFITGTRRRVATDFFNLNLSVCEIGICLNSLVFVLATCFSSLEILRTLDRFLLGLTFTARPLFQCLMCVERYLAVVHPVTFLKYKPLRYRVICCTVAWIINLGSCLVCMHNLVLKKSYAHVWFLTVQFTLIISIQLFCLVAVLRALKQSGPGERVKEREEKNPIKRRALYLILITTVTMIILYFPFAITGLSVLFTADSSPTVWFTGLTCFILAGFVQPLLYLQRAGKLSCLCSA; encoded by the coding sequence ATGAATAACGCTATAGTGAACTTCACCACACCTGAAACATCTACAAACTCCACAACTCATTCACTTGGGCTAATGGACATTCTGGAAATCAGTGTGTACAGCAtcaatttgttttttagttttcctATGCACTGTTATATAATATGGTTTATAACTGGAACAAGAAGGAGAGTTGCAACAGATTTTTTCAACCTCAATCTCTCTGTTTGTGAGATTGGTATCTGTCTGAATAGTTTGGTATTTGTGCTGGCAACGTGTTTTTCAAGTCTTGAGATACTAAGGACACTAGATCGTTTTTTATTAGGACTTACATTCACTGCTCGTcctctgtttcagtgtctgatGTGTGTTGAGCGTTACCTGGCAGTGGTTCATCCTGTAACCTTTCTGAAGTACAAACCTCTCAGATATAGAGTGATCTGCTGCACTGTGGCCTGGATCATTAATCTAGGTTCCTGTTTGGTATGCATGCACAATTtagtcttaaaaaaaagttatgcaCATGTATGGTTCTTGACAGTGCAGTTTACACTTATCATCTCCATccagttgttttgtcttgtagCTGTCCTTAGAGCTCTGAAGCAGTCAGGACCAGGAGAGAgagtaaaagagagagaggagaaaaaCCCCATAAAAAGAAGAGCTCTTTATCTTATTCTAATAACTACTGTGACCATGATTATTCTATATTTCCCATTTGCAATCACAGGATTATCTGTCCTTTTTACAGCAGACAGTTCTCCAACAGTTTGGTTCACTGGTTTGACTTGTTTTATTCTGGCTGGTTTTGTGCAGCCTCTTCTTTATCTGCAACGTGCTGGAAAACTCTCCTGCCTTTGTTCAGCATAA
- the LOC127152170 gene encoding chemokine XC receptor 1-like, whose translation MNNSTVNFTTSEASTNSTTHFINLVNITSLCAYSIAFLFGVPSHSYIIWLIVTGTGSGVAIEYFILNLSICEIGNSVNGLLFMLSNWFSSLFTFNLFLLGLIIAGRPLFQCLICVERYLAVVHPVTFLKYKPLRYRVICCTVFWIITLGFCLLCMLALSSGNHIRYGWLFSLQFLIFVSIQLFYLVAVLKALKQSGPGKRGKKREEENHMKRRAFYLILITTLSMVFTYVPYLIIAFFTMLTQQSVDVLWCIGLVCYVLGGFVQPVLYLHRVGKHPLSSN comes from the coding sequence ATGAATAACTCTACAGTGAACTTCACCACTTCTGAAGCATCTACAAACTCCACAACTCATTTCATTAACCTTGTGAATATTACAAGCCTTTGTGCGTACAGCATTGCTTTCCTGTTTGGTGTACCTTCACACTCCTACATTATATGGCTCATTGTCACAGGAACAGGAAGTGGAGTTGCAATAGAGTACTTCATCCTCAATCTGTCTATTTGTGAGATTGGAAATTCTGTAAATGGTTTGCTCTTCATGTTGTCAAACTGGTTTTCAAGTCTCTttacatttaatctttttttactgGGACTTATCATCGCTGGTCGTCCTCTGTTTCAGTGTCTAATCTGTGTTGAGCGTTACCTGGCAGTGGTTCATCCTGTAACCTTTCTGAAGTACAAACCTCTCAGATATAGAGTGATCTGCTGCACTGTGTTCTGGATAATCACCCTTGGTTTCTGTCTGTTGTGCATGCTTGCTTTAAGTTCTGGTAATCATATTAGATATGGATGGCTTTTCTCATTGCAGTTCCTTATCTTTGTCTCCATCCAGTTGTTTTATCTTGTGGCTGTTCTCAAAGCTCTGAAGCAGTCAGGACCAggaaagagaggaaaaaaaagagaggagGAAAACCACATGAAGAGAAGAGCATTTTATCTCATTCTAATAACTACACTAAGCATGGTTTTCACATATGTACCATATTTAATCATAGCATTTTTTACCATGCTGACACAACAAAGTGTTGATGTGCTCTGGTGCATTGGTTTGGTTTGTTATGTACTGGGTGGTTTTGTGCAGCCTGTTCTTTATTTGCACCGGGTTGGAAAACACCCCCTTTCCTCTAATTAA
- the LOC127152169 gene encoding chemokine XC receptor 1-like gives MNNSTVNFTISETSTNSTTQSIGILDSLNICVYIITFLFGLPTHSYVTWLIIRGTGSRVTSEFFILNLSVCEIGICLNSFVHAMLYWLSSHPTLKFFFVGLTITGRPLFQCLMCVERYLAVVHPITFLKFKPLRYRAICCTVVWIICLGSCVVCTYTLGDPVKHLYAWFFTLQFLLFFSIQLFCLVAVLRALKQSGPGERVREREDENHMKRRAFHLILIITVSMAITYGPYGL, from the exons ATGAATAACTCTACAGTAAACTTCACCATATCTGAAACATCTACAAACTCCACAACTCAATCCATTGGGATACTGGACAGTCTGAACATTTGTGTCTACATCATCACTTTCCTGTTTGGTCTTCCTACACACTCCTATGTAACATGGCTCATCATCAGAGGAACAGGAAGTAGAGTCACATCAGAGTTCTTCATCCTCAATCTGTCTGTTTGTGAGATTGGTATCTGTCTGAATAGTTTTGTACATGCAATGTTATATTGGTTATCAAGTCACCCAacattgaaatttttttttgtaggacTTACGATCACTGGTCGTcctctgtttcagtgtctgatGTGTGTTGAGCGTTACCTGGCAGTGGTTCATCCTATAACTTTTCTGAAGTTCAAACCCCTCAGATATAGAGCGATCTGTTGCACTGTGGTCTGGATAATTTGTCTTGGCTCGTGTGTGGTCTGCACGTATACTTTAGGTGATCCGGTCAAGCATTTATATGCATGGTTCTTCACACTGCAGTTCCTTCTCTTCTTCTCCATccagttgttttgtcttgtggctgttctcagagctctgaagcagtcaggaccaggagaaagagtaagagagagagaggatgaAAACCACATGAAAAGAAGAGCGTTTCATCTCATTCTAATAATTACTGTGAGCATGGCTATTACATATGGCCCATAT GGTCTGTGA
- the LOC127152165 gene encoding uracil nucleotide/cysteinyl leukotriene receptor-like yields the protein MNTTIPGASNNTTTPYILMTSSLEICIFSINVLFGLPTHSYVIWLIIKGTGKGVASEFFNFNLSVCEIGVCLDFLLFTLAIWFLFLIPLGLFLQGLTITGRALFQCLICVERYLAVVHPVTFLKYKPLRYRAICCAAAWIIIFGSSLVCMFTLMSSNINAHALFFSLQFLLFLSIQLFCLVAVLRALKQSGPGEKGKKREEENHIKRRAIYLILITTVNMVITYVPIIISGVFIILRNNYHLAYWAPGLVCYVLAGFVQPVLYLHQAGKLSCLSC from the coding sequence ATGAACACCACCATCCCAGGAGCTTCCAACAACACCACAACTCCTTACATCTTGATGACAAGCAGTCTAGAAATTTGCATCTTCAGCATCAATGTCTTGTTTGGTCTTCCTACACACTCCTATGTCATATGGCTCATCATCAAAGGAACAGGAAAAGGAGTTGCATCAGAGTTCTTCAACTTCAATCTCTCTGTTTGTGAGATCGGTGTCTGTCtggattttttgttatttacccTGGCAATCtggtttttatttcttattccaTTAGGGCTGTTTTTACAAGGACTCACCATCACTGGTCGTGctctgtttcagtgtctgatcTGTGTTGAGCGTTACTTGGCAGTGGTTCATCCTGTAACCTTTCTAAAGTACAAACCTCTCAGATATAGAGCGATCTGCTGCGCTGCGGCCTGGATAATTATCTTTGGCTCCAGTTTGGTCTGCATGTTCACATTAATGTCATCTAATATTAATGCACATGCATTGTTCTTTTCACtgcagtttcttctcttcctctccatccagttgttttgtcttgtggctgttctcagagctctgaaacagtcaggaccaggagagaagggaaaaaagagagaggagGAAAACCACATAAAGAGAAGAGCGATTTATCTCATTTTAATAACTACTGTGAATATGGTTATCACATACGTGCCAATTATTATCTCAGgagtatttataattttgagaaaCAACTATCATTTAGCATACTGGGCCCCTGGTTTGGTTTGTTATGTGCTGGCTGGTTTTGTTCAGCCTGTTCTTTATCTGCATCAGGCTGGGAAACTCTCTTGCCTCTcttgttaa
- the LOC127152173 gene encoding hydroxycarboxylic acid receptor 2-like → MNNSTVNFTTSETSTNSTTQSLGLIDYMEICEYSISFMVGIPTHSYVIWLIITGAASGVASELFNLNLSVCEIVSCLNCLFHILKLFISSITELPMFLLGLVFTARPLFQCLICVERYLAVVHPVTFLKYKPLRYRVICCTVVWIIALGSCLCSMFSFILNIRYGYKWFFSLQFILLLSIQLFCLVAVLRALKQTGPGERIRERKEENHMKKRAFQLILITFLSMFIIHVLFIITGFYSILIKNIQEFWFLSLVCYVLDGFVQPLLYLHRAGKLSCLCTF, encoded by the coding sequence ATGAATAACTCTACAGTGAACTTCACCACATCTGAAACATCTACAAACTCCACAACTCAATCTCTTGGGCTAATAGACTATATGGAAATCTGCGAGTACAGCATTAGTTTCATGGTTGGTATTCCAACACACTCTTATGTTATATGGCTCATCATCACAGGGGCAGCAAGTGGAGTTGCATCAGAGTTGTTCAACctcaatctgtctgtctgcgaGATTGTTTCCTGTCTGAAttgtttgtttcatattttaaaactgtttatttcAAGTATAACAGAATTACCAATGTTTTTACTAGGACTAGTCTTTACTGCCCGTcctctgtttcagtgtctgatcTGTGTTGAGCGTTACCTGGCAGTGGTTCATCCTGTAACCTTTCTGAAGTACAAACCTCTTAGATATAGAGTGATCTGCTGCACTGTGGTCTGGATAATCGCTCTTGGATCCTGTTTGTGCAGCATGTTTAGTTTCATCTTAAATATCCGTTATGGTTATAAATGGTTTTTCTCGCTGCAGTTCATTCTCTTGCTCTCCATTcagttgttttgtcttgtggctGTTCTCAGAGCTCTGAAGCAGACAGGACCAGGAGAGAGAATTAGAGAAAGAAAGGAGGAAAACCACATGAAGAAAAGAGCATTTCAACtcattttaataacttttcTTAGCATGTTTATCATACatgttctgtttattattacaggATTCTATAGCATTCTAATTAAGAATATTCAAGAATTTTGGTTCCTTTCTTTGGTTTGTTATGTGCTAGATGGTTTTGTTCAGCCTCTTCTTTATCTGCACCGTGCTGGAAAACTGTCCTGCCTCTGTACTTTCTAA
- the LOC127152167 gene encoding hydroxycarboxylic acid receptor 2-like, whose translation MNNCTVNFTTPEASTNSTTLSIGLVKCLEICMYSISFLAGLPTHFYVIWLIITGTGSGLALEFFNLNLSVSEIGNSLNSLFFLLSTWFPSVWILQMFFIGFPITGRPLFQCLICVERYLAVVHPVTFLKYKPLRYRVICSTVIWIITLGSCLCCVYILVSFNIIVHAWFFVLQFILYLSIKLFCLMAVLRALKESGPGERGRFRDEKNHMKRRAFYIILVTTVSMVVLYVPIFISAIFINLTKQNIEGVWAPALICYVLAGFVQPVLYLRRNGKLSCFCSP comes from the coding sequence ATGAATAACTGCACAGTAAACTTCACCACACCTGAAGCATCTACAAACTCCACAACTCTTTCCATCGGGCTAGTGAAATGTCTGGAAATTTGTATGTACAGCATCAGTTTCCTGGCTGGTCTTCCTACACACTTCTATGTTATCTGGCTCATCATCACAGGAACTGGAAGTGGCCTTGCATTAGAGTTCTTCAACCTCAATCTCTCTGTTTCTGAGATTGGTAACTCTCTGAACTCTTTGTTCTTTCTGCTTTCAACTTGGTTTCCAAGTGTCTGgatattacaaatgtttttcataGGATTCCCCATCACTGGTCGTcctctgtttcagtgtctgatcTGTGTTGAGCGTTACCTGGCAGTGGTTCATCCTGTAACCTTTCTGAAATACAAACCTCTCAGATATAGAGTGATCTGCTCCACTGTCATCTGGATAATCACTCTTGGTTCCTGTTTGtgctgtgtatatattttagtgtCATTCAACATTATTGTACATGCATGGTTCTTCGTGTTGCAGTTCATACTCTATCTCTCCATCAAATTGTTCTGTCTTATGGCTGTTCTTAGAGCTCTAAAGGAGTCAGGAccaggagagagagggagattcAGAGATGAGAAAAACCACATGAAGAGAAGagcattttatattattctagTAACTACTGTGAGCATGGTTGTCCTGTATGTgccaatttttatttcagcaatatttattaatctgACAAAACAGAATATTGAGGGAGTTTGGGCTCCTGCTTTGATTTGCTATGTGTTGGCTGGTTTTGTGCAACCTGTTCTTTATCTGCGCCGGAATGGAAAGCTTTCCTGCTTCTGTTCcccatga
- the LOC127152166 gene encoding C-C chemokine receptor type 8-like — MNNCMVNFTTLEACTNSTTNSVSPLYMLEMCLHGFNFLVGLPTHSYVIWLIIVGSGSAFEFIILNLSVSEIGYCLNAVVTLLSFWFPRLLTLNQFLVGLIITGRPLFQCLICVERYLAVVHPVTFLKYKPLRYKVIGCTAAWILILGSCVICMFTIISHSTVYMWFFLIQFLLFFSIQLFCLVTVLRALKQTGPGERRRKRKEENNKMRRVIYLILITTATLVVLYVPLTLTAVHSIVTKVMIQDVWFSAVICYVLAGFVQPVLYLNQSGKLSCLCSV; from the coding sequence ATGAATAACTGTATGGTGAACTTCACCACACTTGAAGCATGTACAAACTCCACAACTAATTCCGTCAGTCCACTGTATATGTTGGAAATGTGTCTGCACGGCTTCAATTTCCTGGTTGGTCTTCCGACACACTCCTATGTTATATGGCTCATCATCGTAGGATCAGGAAGTGCATTTGAGTTTATTATCCTCAATCTCTCGGTTTCTGAGATTGGTTACTGTCTGAATGCTGTGGTCACTCTACTGTCATTTTGGTTTCCACGCCTCTTAacattaaatcagtttttagTAGGACTTATCATCACCGGTCGTCCTCTGTTTCAATGTCTGATATGTGTTGAGCGTTACCTGGCAGTGGTTCATCCTGTAACCTTTCTGAAGTACAAACCTCTCCGATATAAAGTGATCGGTTGCACTGCGGCCTGGATACTTATTCTTGGATCCTGTGTGATTTGCATGTTTACTATAATCTCACACAGCACTGTATATATGTGGTTCTTTTTGATACAGTTCCTTCTCTTCTTTTCTATccagttgttttgtcttgtgacTGTTCTTAGAGCTCTAAAGCAGACAGGACCAggagaaagaagaagaaaaagaaaggaggaAAACAACAAGATGAGAAGAGTGATTTATCTAATTTTAATAACTACTGCAACCCTAGTTGTCTTATATGTCCCACTTACTCTTACAGCAGTGCATAGCATTGTGACAAAAGTAATGATTCAGGATGTTTGGTTTTCTGCTGTGATTTGTTATGTACTGGCTGGTTTTGTGCAGCCCGTTCTTTATCTGAACCAGTCTGGAAAACTCTCCTGTCTCTGTTCCGTATAA
- the LOC127152168 gene encoding hydroxycarboxylic acid receptor 2-like: protein MNNATVNITTPEASANSTTHSIGLVTCMEICMYSINFLAGLPTHFYVIWLIITGTGSGLALEFFNLNLSVSEIGNSLNSLFFLLSTWFPSVWILLMFFIGFSITGRPLFQCLICVERYLAVVHPVTFLKYKPLRYRVICSTIVWIITLGSCLCCVYILVSFNIIVHAWFFVLQFILYLSIKLFCLMAVLRALKESGPGERGRVRDEKNHMKRRAFYIILVTTVSMVVLYVPIIISAIFINLTKPNIEGIWDPALICYVLAGFVQPVLYLHRNGKLSCFCSP from the coding sequence ATGAATAACGCCACAGTGAACATCACCACACCTGAAGCATCTGCAAACTCCACAACTCATTCCATCGGCCTAGTGACATGTATGGAAATTTGTATGTACAGCATCAATTTCCTGGCTGGTCTTCCTACACACTTCTATGTTATCTGGCTCATCATCACAGGAACTGGAAGTGGCCTTGCATTAGAGTTCTTCAACCTCAATCTCTCTGTTTCTGAGATTGGAAACTCTCTGAACTCTTTGTTCTTTCTGCTTTCAACTTGGTTTCCAAGTGTCTGGATCTTACTAATGTTTTTCATAGGATTCTCCATCACTGGTCGTcctctgtttcagtgtctgatcTGTGTTGAGCGTTACCTGGCAGTGGTTCATCCTGTAACCTTTCTGAAATACAAACCTCTCAGATATAGAGTGATCTGCTCCACCATTGTCTGGATAATCACTCTTGGTTCCTGTTTGTGCTGTGTGTATATTTTAGTGTCATTCAACATTATTGTACATGCATGGTTCTTCGTTTTGCAGTTCATACTCTATCTCTCCATCAAATTGTTCTGTCTTATGGCTGTTCTTAGAGCTCTAAAGGAATCAGGAccaggagagagagggagagtgaGAGATGAGAAAAACCACATGAAGAGAAGagcattttatattattctagTAACTACTGTGAGCATGGTTGTCCTGTATGTGCCAATTATTATTTCAgcaatatttattaatctgACAAAACCGAATATTGAGGGAATTTGGGATCCTGCTTTGATTTGCTATGTGTTGGCTGGTTTTGTGCAACCTGTTCTTTATCTGCACCGGAATGGAAAGCTGTCCTGCTTCTGTTCCCCATGA